In the Candidozyma auris chromosome 5, complete sequence genome, CGGCAGATGAAGAGTTCGCTCCAGgcaagttgttggaggtCGTCAACATGTCGTCGACATCACTTCCAttcaactcatcatcatcgttgGCTAGGTCAGGCTGTGAATTATTCCTTGAGTTCAGTAGACTGGAGTTCTTTATGTACGGAAGACTCGTGTTGCTGGTATTTCTGAAGTTGGTGCTTGAATTGCCGTTAGCGTAAGGATTGTTTTCGTATCTTCGACTACCCATGATGTTAACACTTGGGGTAGATTCAAGAGCAACTCTAGGTGCTTCAATGTCAAACTCATCGTCAGAGTCATTCTCTTCCACACAACCAACTTTAATACCTAGTATTTCAAGCATAGAAGCTGTGGTGCCTCCAAAAAAGATGACGGTGAGTACGACAACAACCAACACCGTTGCTAGAAGAGTCCACTTGGCTTCACCTTGGATACCTAAAGCCAAGGCAACACCAACCGCACCTCTTAATCCGGCCCAGAATATCATCATTTGATACAGATGGCTTATATCTTCTGGTTGAGACTGGGAAGAGATGCCACCAGACATGACGGTGTTTCTGCTAAATCTTTCGAATCTCGAACGATAAAGGAAGTTCAAGAGCCTAGAGAGAGGGAACACAGCACACCAACGGGCGATACAGATGGAAATAAAAGTGACAATAATCAATAATGGCTTGAATACCAACTCAACCTCAGTGAACAAGGACAAACCCAAGTAGATAAAGATAAAGTTTTCCGATAGCTGAGCAAGAAACTGAAAGATATATTTTGTGGCGATTTGTGTTCGTCTGGACATGTTGAAGTAAGCATAGTGCTTCAAGGTGATGCCGCagaaaagcaaagagaCAATTCCAGACATGTGGGCACCATTGGAAAAGAAGTATGATTGGTAGGCGAAGAGCAAAACTAAACAAGTTTCGATTTGCGGATAGCGCCTGATGTGCGAGTGtttcaagatcaaggcCACAATGATACCAATTGCAATGCCGATAAAAGTGGAAATCGTGAAGGTCATTAAGAATAATGCCACAccttcaaagaaggaggagaaggtgACTTTTTTGCCGTGGAACTTGGCGCATGTTTCGAACATGACAATGGAAATAGCATCATTCAAGAGCGACTCTCCAAAAATGATCGTGTAAAGCTTTGGGTCCACCTTATAGGCATTGAAGATGGACAAGATGGTGACTGGATCGGTGGCAGACAAGGTAGCACCGACAGCCAAAGTATCAACAAACTCGAGCTTGACGCCATCAACGCCCAATGCCGTCCAGATGTACAAGATCACGCCAAGGACCAAGGCGGATATAAACGTTCCCGGTATGGCAAAGGTCAAGATGGAGCCGATGTTTCTGAAAAAATTGGCCTGATGTAGCTCATAACCCGAATTCAAAATGATAGGCGGTAACAAAATATTGAAAAAGTAGCCCGACTTGAACTTCACTGCGTCTTGGATGTAATGGCCAGGGGCCACTCGAATAATCAACCCCACAACCATTCCGTAAAATATAGACAACACCGTCTCGTGAATTGCCTTGATGCGGCGTTGCTGTAGATAGTATGACGACCACAACGCCAGACATAGGAGGAATAGAAGAATGAAAAGAGCCCACGAAGAGAACATCTCCTCGGTAACGGGGTCAGCGTCCTCCTCGGGATCGGGAGTGGTCACATCGGGTAGGTCGTCTTCGTCTGATACGGCACGCTTGAGAAGATATCCAATGCCCTTAAGAGCGGCTTGCTTAGCAACGACGGCGGTGACATTTGCAAGCATCAGGCAGTTTCTGGAGATGGATTGATAGCAGGTAGTACTTATCGTGATAATGAGCGTGTCAAACGGATGCTTGTGGTGTGCAGgaacggttgcaaaaaggTGTCAAAAGGGGAAAAGTGGAGGGCAGTGGAGGAATGGCTACAAGAGAGATGATTTTTGAGATGGTTGGTGATTTGAAATGAGGATGCTGATTGGGGGTGTTTTCGAAATTGTGGGAGATGTGGGCATCATGGTGCGTCAGAGGTTGAGTGAGGAACACATCAAGCAGAATCCCGAAAAGTCAATTGGGCTGTGGACAAAGAATAGT is a window encoding:
- the NHX1 gene encoding bifunctional K:H/Na:H antiporter NHX1; translation: MLANVTAVVAKQAALKGIGYLLKRAVSDEDDLPDVTTPDPEEDADPVTEEMFSSWALFILLFLLCSALWSSYYLQQRRIKAIHETVLSIFYGMVVGLIIRVAPGHYIQDAVKFKSGYFFNILLPPIILNSGYELHQANFFRNIGSILTFAIPGTFISALVLGVILYIWTALGVDGVKLEFVDTLAVGATLSATDPVTILSIFNAYKVDPKLYTIIFGESLLNDAISIVMFETCAKFHGKKVTFSSFFEGVALFLMTFTISTFIGIAIGIIVALILKHSHIRRYPQIETCLVLLFAYQSYFFSNGAHMSGIVSLLFCGITLKHYAYFNMSRRTQIATKYIFQFLAQLSENFIFIYLGLSLFTEVELVFKPLLIIVTFISICIARWCAVFPLSRLLNFLYRSRFERFSRNTVMSGGISSQSQPEDISHSYQMMIFWAGLRGAVGVALALGIQGEAKWTLLATVLVVVVLTVIFFGGTTASMLEILGIKVGCVEENDSDDEFDIEAPRVALESTPSVNIMGSRRYENNPYANGNSSTNFRNTSNTSLPYIKNSSLSNSRNNSQPDLANDDDELNGSDVDDMLTTSNNLPGANSSSAAQVNNGILGAFLSAEEHAKWFTKFDEEVLKPVLLDKMPGQRGNDNNDGSPV